A genome region from Halarchaeum grantii includes the following:
- a CDS encoding TrmB family transcriptional regulator translates to MDSADVETLLRRFGLSEKEVDTYLTILELGEAKASTVSDEAGTSKRYVYSIAEELEERGFVEVNDHAVPTTIRARPPEEVRASLTDDVEEMAPALETYYSQPEAPTQEFEVVKSRVTVLKRLSQFVSRAESEITLAVPATHLDAVREDLRDAVERGVFVLLLVSDADPGADADLDGVASVARVWEQPMPTMLTVDQSGCVVAPSEMLARSNSDEQAIAFEQPQLGPVIVGSFLGNYFPMASEVYTTARDDLPATYVDFRNAVLQATLHRREGDGLRVTVEGHFVRDPGDAVTLDGRVVEVRQSLLEPATNSFPVETSLVVETDDGDVHTVGGQGSFVEDVEADEATLYWS, encoded by the coding sequence ATGGACTCAGCGGACGTCGAAACCCTGCTCAGGCGCTTCGGCCTCTCGGAGAAGGAGGTCGACACCTACCTGACGATACTCGAACTCGGGGAGGCGAAGGCGAGCACCGTCTCGGACGAGGCGGGGACCTCGAAGCGCTACGTCTACAGCATCGCGGAGGAGCTCGAGGAGCGCGGCTTCGTCGAGGTGAACGACCACGCGGTGCCGACGACGATACGCGCCCGGCCGCCCGAGGAGGTGCGCGCCTCGCTCACGGACGACGTGGAAGAGATGGCGCCCGCGCTCGAGACCTACTACTCCCAACCGGAAGCGCCCACGCAGGAGTTCGAGGTGGTGAAGTCGCGCGTGACGGTGCTCAAGCGCCTCTCACAGTTCGTCTCGCGCGCGGAGTCGGAGATCACGCTCGCGGTGCCGGCCACGCACCTCGACGCCGTCCGCGAGGACCTCCGGGACGCCGTCGAACGCGGCGTCTTCGTCCTCCTGCTCGTCTCGGACGCGGACCCGGGGGCGGACGCGGACCTCGACGGCGTCGCGTCGGTCGCGCGCGTCTGGGAGCAGCCGATGCCGACGATGCTCACGGTCGACCAGAGCGGATGCGTCGTCGCGCCGAGCGAGATGCTCGCGCGCTCGAACAGCGACGAGCAGGCCATCGCGTTCGAGCAGCCCCAACTCGGCCCCGTCATCGTCGGCTCCTTCCTCGGGAACTACTTCCCGATGGCGAGCGAGGTGTACACGACGGCGCGCGACGACCTCCCAGCGACCTACGTGGACTTCCGGAACGCCGTGTTGCAAGCGACGCTGCATCGCCGCGAGGGCGACGGTCTGCGCGTCACGGTCGAGGGCCACTTCGTCCGCGACCCCGGCGACGCGGTGACGCTCGACGGCCGCGTCGTCGAGGTGCGCCAGTCGCTGCTCGAACCCGCGACGAACTCCTTCCCCGTGGAGACGTCGCTCGTGGTGGAGACGGACGACGGCGACGTCCACACGGTCGGCGGTCAGGGGTCGTTCGTCGAGGACGTCGAGGCGGACGAAGCGACGCTCTACTGGAGCTAA
- a CDS encoding GNAT family N-acetyltransferase encodes MSSGAPNTEFKNRSSTSSSGSEFVTTVDDERGRTLDITGYHGRLSADVVDDLTGMYVTFDHADRAQGLPPLGSDAVRSWLERLGDLGAHHVVVRHDGTPAAHAVLVPDSERDDGTRELAIFVQPDYQGARVGTHTMRALFAFGRERGVDTVWLHVEKSNAPAVALYERYDFEVVAKHALEFEMRRELD; translated from the coding sequence ATGTCGAGTGGCGCCCCAAATACAGAATTCAAAAATCGTTCGTCAACTTCGTCGTCGGGCAGTGAGTTCGTCACCACCGTCGACGACGAGCGGGGCCGGACCCTCGACATCACCGGCTATCACGGCCGCCTGAGCGCCGACGTCGTCGACGACCTCACCGGGATGTACGTGACGTTTGACCACGCCGACCGCGCGCAGGGCCTCCCGCCGCTCGGGAGCGACGCCGTCCGCTCGTGGCTCGAGCGCCTCGGCGACCTCGGCGCCCACCACGTCGTCGTCCGCCACGACGGGACGCCCGCCGCGCACGCCGTCCTCGTCCCCGACTCGGAACGCGACGACGGCACGCGCGAACTCGCCATCTTCGTCCAACCGGACTATCAGGGCGCGCGCGTCGGCACGCACACGATGCGCGCGCTCTTCGCGTTCGGCCGCGAGCGCGGCGTCGACACCGTCTGGCTCCACGTCGAGAAGTCGAACGCGCCCGCCGTCGCGCTCTACGAGCGCTACGACTTCGAGGTCGTCGCCAAGCACGCCCTCGAGTTCGAGATGCGACGCGAGCTCGACTGA
- a CDS encoding polysaccharide deacetylase family protein: protein MPAYPTIDDAPSETLPEKLELLAARDVTAVFFCEGRRLDEHAAHAVAAVEAGHLLGNHADTHTHASDLSVGAFREEVARTDALLDDVYERAGVERPARLFRFPYGDRGDEHADDFQEVLEEEGFVGPDATAFAYDWYDDEHAGYRDWGWTLDVADWEVETPEAMRENVAAESERLASEPNDLLLFHDGGNTVAAFEAYLDALDAHGVALGDPRDLL from the coding sequence ATGCCCGCCTACCCCACCATCGACGACGCGCCCTCGGAGACGCTGCCCGAGAAACTCGAGTTGCTCGCGGCGCGGGACGTCACGGCCGTCTTCTTCTGCGAGGGCCGGCGCCTCGACGAGCACGCCGCGCACGCGGTGGCGGCCGTCGAGGCCGGCCACCTCCTCGGCAACCACGCCGACACGCACACGCACGCCAGCGACCTCTCGGTCGGGGCGTTCCGCGAGGAGGTCGCGCGCACCGACGCGCTCCTCGACGACGTCTACGAGCGCGCGGGCGTCGAGCGCCCCGCGAGGCTCTTCCGGTTCCCCTACGGCGACCGGGGCGACGAGCACGCCGACGACTTCCAGGAAGTCCTCGAGGAAGAGGGCTTCGTCGGGCCGGACGCCACCGCGTTCGCGTACGACTGGTACGACGACGAACACGCGGGCTACCGGGACTGGGGGTGGACGCTCGACGTCGCCGACTGGGAGGTCGAGACCCCGGAGGCGATGCGCGAGAACGTCGCTGCGGAGTCCGAGCGCCTCGCGAGCGAGCCGAACGATCTCCTGCTCTTCCACGACGGCGGGAACACGGTCGCGGCGTTCGAGGCGTACCTCGACGCCCTCGACGCGCACGGCGTCGCGCTCGGTGACCCACGCGACCTCCTCTGA
- a CDS encoding ABC transporter ATP-binding protein — protein sequence MLLECEDLSVAYDTTLVLRDVDLHVEAGELVGVMGKNGAGKSTLMKTIIGLLEPESGAVRYRGEDLAGTPPDRRARAGIGYIPQGRDVFPDLTVEENLLVGEGVNDASTDDLYDEVYDYFPILEERRTQKAGTMSGGQQQMLAIGRALVGNPDLLLLDEHSEGVQPSIVEEISENLRELNADLGTTVLFVEQNLGAIQDMADRCYAMKRGRIVDEVGADALTDEDAIASYLAV from the coding sequence GTGCTCCTCGAGTGCGAGGACCTCTCGGTCGCCTACGACACCACGCTCGTCCTCCGCGACGTCGACCTCCACGTCGAGGCGGGCGAACTCGTCGGCGTCATGGGGAAGAACGGCGCCGGGAAGTCCACGCTCATGAAGACCATCATCGGCCTCCTCGAACCCGAGTCGGGCGCGGTCCGCTATCGCGGCGAGGACCTCGCGGGCACCCCGCCGGACCGCCGCGCGCGCGCCGGCATCGGCTACATCCCGCAGGGCCGCGACGTCTTCCCCGACCTCACCGTCGAGGAGAACCTCCTCGTCGGCGAGGGCGTGAACGACGCGAGCACCGATGACCTCTACGACGAGGTGTACGACTACTTCCCGATACTCGAGGAGCGGCGCACGCAGAAGGCGGGGACGATGAGCGGCGGCCAACAGCAGATGCTCGCCATCGGCCGCGCGCTCGTCGGCAACCCCGACCTCCTCCTCCTCGACGAGCACAGCGAGGGCGTCCAGCCCTCTATCGTCGAGGAGATCAGCGAGAACCTCCGCGAGCTCAACGCCGACCTCGGGACGACCGTCCTCTTCGTCGAGCAGAACCTCGGCGCGATCCAGGACATGGCCGACCGGTGTTACGCGATGAAGCGCGGGCGCATCGTCGACGAGGTGGGCGCGGACGCCCTCACGGACGAGGACGCCATCGCCTCCTACCTCGCCGTCTAG
- a CDS encoding ABC transporter ATP-binding protein, translating to MTTTDTDSTAPDTSGRKPPAVAATGPGTDTLLQTDGLTKRFGGFTAIDGVDFAVEEGQLRCLIGPNGAGKSTLLKLITGRHEASEGAIYYDGAEITDLRPNERVDQGIGMKFQVPSVFDDLTAFENMRLPIQRVVDGDLEPAVRDALERVDLGGQAETLAGELSHGEQGRLEIGMAAALEPDLLLLDEPVAGLSVEERDEVAELVTDLNADGIAFIVIEHDVDFVADIADDVTVLHRGAVFREGDIEAIRDDDEVRRIYLGGE from the coding sequence ATGACCACGACAGACACCGACTCCACGGCACCCGATACGTCCGGCCGCAAACCGCCCGCCGTCGCCGCGACCGGCCCCGGCACGGACACGCTCTTGCAGACCGACGGCCTCACGAAGCGCTTCGGCGGCTTCACCGCCATCGACGGCGTCGACTTCGCCGTCGAGGAGGGCCAACTACGCTGTCTCATCGGCCCGAACGGCGCCGGGAAATCCACGCTCCTCAAGCTCATCACGGGCCGCCACGAGGCCAGCGAGGGCGCCATCTACTACGACGGCGCGGAGATAACCGACCTCCGGCCGAACGAGCGCGTCGATCAGGGCATCGGCATGAAGTTCCAGGTGCCCTCCGTCTTCGACGACCTCACTGCGTTCGAGAACATGCGCCTCCCCATCCAGCGCGTCGTCGACGGCGACCTCGAACCCGCCGTCCGCGACGCCCTCGAACGCGTCGACCTCGGCGGGCAGGCCGAGACGCTCGCGGGCGAGCTCTCGCACGGTGAGCAGGGCCGCCTCGAAATCGGGATGGCGGCCGCGCTCGAACCCGACCTCCTCCTCCTCGACGAACCCGTCGCCGGCCTCTCCGTCGAGGAGCGCGACGAGGTCGCGGAGCTCGTCACCGACCTGAACGCCGACGGCATCGCGTTCATCGTCATCGAGCACGACGTCGACTTCGTCGCGGACATCGCCGACGACGTGACGGTGCTCCACCGCGGCGCGGTGTTCCGCGAGGGCGACATCGAGGCGATCCGCGACGACGACGAGGTGCGGCGCATCTACCTGGGGGGTGAGTGA
- a CDS encoding ABC transporter permease subunit: protein MGLGERFDRLVDPFEGPNTFGNTRTFWVGFALVFALLVGYPIGFGSYAASSAALYLLYAILALSLSVVWGYTGILSFGQVVFFGIAGYTFGIVSLNLTSAVTTMLALPLAVGLATLAAFVLGYFMFYGEVRDVYVTILTLVVAIVLNTFMAQTAGAEWSVGSVALGGFNGIPAIPNLTFGVGGAALTLDGSSLYWFTLVALLAVYLGLRALVNGRFGYAMVAAREDADRTEMLGYDVRRIKLLVFSLGGALAGFSGVLYASWGNYISPTVFGITFASIPVVWVTVGGRRSLLGAVVATVAIEWFRQQLSVTGSQYAMVVVGVVLLVAILFVPEGIVPRAREAVVAVRERAQRTSDSDTMEGTPE, encoded by the coding sequence ATGGGGCTCGGTGAGCGCTTCGACCGGCTCGTCGACCCCTTCGAGGGCCCGAACACCTTCGGGAACACGCGGACGTTCTGGGTCGGCTTCGCCCTCGTCTTCGCCCTCCTCGTCGGCTACCCCATCGGCTTCGGGAGCTACGCCGCCTCCAGCGCCGCGCTCTACCTGCTCTACGCGATCCTCGCGCTCTCGCTCTCCGTCGTCTGGGGGTACACGGGCATCCTGAGCTTCGGGCAGGTGGTCTTCTTCGGCATCGCCGGCTACACGTTCGGCATCGTCAGCCTCAACCTCACGAGCGCCGTGACGACGATGCTCGCGCTCCCCCTCGCCGTCGGGCTCGCGACGCTCGCCGCGTTCGTCCTCGGCTACTTCATGTTCTACGGCGAGGTCCGGGACGTCTACGTCACCATCCTCACGCTCGTCGTCGCCATCGTCCTCAACACGTTCATGGCGCAGACGGCGGGCGCGGAGTGGTCGGTCGGCTCCGTCGCGCTCGGCGGCTTCAACGGCATCCCCGCCATCCCGAACCTCACGTTCGGCGTCGGGGGCGCCGCGCTCACCCTCGACGGTAGCTCGTTGTACTGGTTCACGCTCGTCGCGCTCCTCGCCGTATACCTCGGCCTGCGCGCGCTCGTGAACGGGCGCTTCGGCTACGCGATGGTCGCCGCCCGCGAGGACGCCGACCGCACCGAGATGCTCGGCTACGACGTCCGGCGCATCAAGCTCCTCGTCTTCTCGCTCGGCGGCGCGCTCGCCGGCTTCTCCGGCGTCCTCTACGCCTCGTGGGGGAACTACATCAGCCCGACCGTCTTCGGCATCACCTTCGCGTCCATCCCCGTCGTCTGGGTGACCGTCGGCGGCCGGCGCTCGCTCCTCGGCGCCGTCGTCGCCACCGTCGCCATCGAGTGGTTCCGCCAGCAGCTCTCCGTCACCGGGAGCCAGTACGCGATGGTGGTCGTCGGCGTCGTCCTGCTCGTCGCCATCCTCTTCGTCCCCGAAGGCATCGTCCCGCGCGCCCGCGAAGCCGTCGTCGCCGTCCGCGAACGCGCGCAACGCACCAGCGATAGCGACACCATGGAGGGAACCCCCGAATGA
- the urtB gene encoding urea ABC transporter, permease protein UrtB, whose translation MNPLNLLFQFADNFAFVVLSAVGLAVIFGMMGVINLGHGEFIMIGAYGTTLASNAGAPLPVAMISGIVLAAILGFVVERVVVSGAAINWVSERALGKSVVEPLYGRLLDSMVATWAIGLVLTQGMRILFGNSIAQVATPLGNVAYGAFSYSTYRILLAAVAVLVLGAMYVVFTRTEFGIRARATIQDADTARSLGVDTDRMYTTTFVIGSALAGLTGALYAPTLTVVPGMGSSFLVEAFVAVVIGGPSVLLGTTLSGGLLGAIDAAFTNLFGTFAGQIAMLVAAVVAIRLLSGGLTGLVEDVRNRMEGE comes from the coding sequence ATGAACCCGCTCAACCTGCTGTTCCAGTTCGCGGATAACTTCGCGTTCGTGGTGCTCTCCGCCGTCGGCCTCGCCGTCATCTTCGGGATGATGGGCGTCATCAACCTCGGCCACGGCGAGTTCATCATGATCGGCGCGTACGGCACGACGCTCGCGTCGAACGCCGGCGCACCCCTCCCCGTCGCGATGATTTCCGGCATCGTCCTCGCGGCGATACTGGGCTTCGTCGTCGAGCGCGTCGTCGTCTCCGGCGCCGCGATCAACTGGGTGAGCGAGCGCGCCCTCGGGAAGTCCGTCGTCGAACCGCTCTACGGCCGCCTCCTCGACTCGATGGTCGCGACGTGGGCGATCGGCCTCGTGCTCACGCAGGGGATGCGCATCCTCTTCGGGAACTCCATCGCGCAGGTCGCCACACCCCTCGGGAACGTCGCCTACGGCGCGTTCTCCTACTCGACGTACCGCATCCTGCTCGCCGCCGTCGCCGTCCTCGTGCTCGGCGCGATGTACGTCGTCTTCACGCGCACCGAGTTCGGCATCCGCGCCCGCGCCACCATTCAGGACGCGGACACCGCGCGCTCGCTCGGCGTCGACACCGACCGCATGTACACGACGACGTTCGTCATCGGCTCCGCGCTCGCCGGCCTCACCGGCGCGCTCTACGCGCCGACGCTCACCGTCGTCCCCGGCATGGGCTCATCGTTCCTCGTCGAGGCGTTCGTCGCCGTCGTCATCGGCGGCCCCTCGGTGCTCCTCGGGACGACGCTCTCGGGCGGGCTGCTCGGCGCCATCGACGCCGCGTTCACCAACCTCTTCGGGACGTTCGCCGGCCAGATCGCGATGCTCGTCGCCGCCGTCGTCGCCATCCGCCTCCTCAGCGGCGGCCTGACGGGCCTCGTCGAGGACGTCCGCAACAGAATGGAGGGCGAATAG
- a CDS encoding urea ABC transporter substrate-binding protein: protein MTDGRSGASRRSFLATGAALGGTALAGCLTGSGSGENTVKLGIIEDRSGNFALNGTPKYQASMLAIEELNEEGGILGNEIETFAPDPQSDNQRYQQLTRQAINEENVDALWAGYSSATRETIRPIIDQNEQLYFYTTQYEGGVADSYTFCMGATARQQLGSVFPYMVENFGSDVYTIAADYNFGQLSADWVRVLADEHDANVIGEEFIPLSVTDFGSTINNIQDADPDFVMALLVGANHTSFWSQRSSAGLDIPMGTSTVMAQGYQHKRLDAPAMKDVYGGFNYMEELPTSRNEEFVSRFYEKFPEASYINEEAVNNYFSIKMYAQAAEAVGSTDQADIIEELEKGMDVAAPEGDISLQGPVHHMTHNMRVFHCDENHNITVKDEQMIPEQFLSETVDVDLAEEDETTQYVPANFYEEADTTK, encoded by the coding sequence ATGACGGACGGACGCTCGGGCGCCTCGCGGCGCTCCTTCCTCGCGACCGGTGCCGCGCTCGGCGGCACCGCGCTCGCCGGCTGTCTCACCGGCAGCGGAAGCGGCGAGAACACCGTCAAACTCGGCATCATCGAGGACCGCTCCGGGAACTTCGCGCTCAACGGCACGCCGAAGTACCAAGCGAGCATGCTCGCCATCGAGGAGCTCAACGAGGAGGGCGGCATCCTCGGCAACGAGATCGAGACGTTCGCCCCCGACCCCCAATCCGACAACCAGCGCTACCAGCAACTCACCCGCCAAGCCATCAACGAGGAGAACGTCGACGCCCTCTGGGCGGGCTACTCCTCCGCGACCCGCGAGACCATCCGGCCCATCATCGACCAGAACGAACAGCTCTACTTCTACACCACGCAGTACGAGGGCGGCGTCGCCGACTCCTACACCTTCTGCATGGGCGCGACCGCGCGCCAGCAACTCGGCAGCGTCTTCCCCTACATGGTCGAGAACTTCGGCTCCGACGTCTACACCATCGCCGCCGACTACAACTTCGGCCAGCTCTCGGCCGACTGGGTGCGCGTGCTCGCCGACGAGCACGACGCGAACGTCATCGGCGAGGAGTTCATTCCGCTCTCCGTCACCGACTTCGGCTCCACCATCAACAACATTCAGGACGCCGACCCCGACTTCGTGATGGCGCTCCTCGTCGGCGCGAACCACACCTCCTTCTGGAGCCAGCGGAGCTCCGCCGGCCTCGACATCCCGATGGGCACCTCCACCGTCATGGCCCAAGGCTACCAGCACAAGCGCCTCGACGCGCCCGCGATGAAGGACGTCTACGGCGGCTTCAACTACATGGAGGAGCTCCCCACCTCCCGGAACGAGGAGTTCGTCAGTCGCTTCTACGAGAAGTTCCCAGAGGCCTCCTACATCAACGAGGAGGCGGTGAACAACTACTTCTCCATCAAGATGTACGCGCAGGCCGCCGAAGCCGTCGGCTCCACGGATCAGGCCGACATCATCGAAGAACTCGAGAAGGGCATGGACGTCGCCGCGCCCGAGGGTGACATCTCCCTGCAGGGGCCCGTCCACCACATGACGCACAACATGCGCGTCTTCCACTGCGACGAGAACCACAACATCACCGTCAAGGACGAGCAGATGATCCCCGAGCAGTTCCTCTCCGAGACGGTCGACGTCGACCTCGCTGAAGAGGACGAGACCACGCAGTACGTCCCCGCGAACTTCTACGAGGAGGCCGACACGACGAAATGA
- a CDS encoding urease subunit beta gives MGERLVPGEVVPGEGDVSINEGRETATVTVANTGDRPVQVGSHFHFFEANGALAFDREAAFGMRLNVPAGTAVRFEPGDERDIDLVAIGGKQRAHGMNGVVNGSVAGDPGAALARLREAGFADTGTDEQTGDES, from the coding sequence ATGGGTGAGCGCCTCGTCCCCGGTGAGGTCGTGCCCGGCGAGGGCGACGTATCGATCAACGAGGGCCGTGAGACGGCGACCGTCACCGTCGCGAACACCGGCGACCGGCCCGTGCAGGTGGGCTCGCACTTCCACTTCTTCGAGGCGAACGGCGCGCTCGCCTTCGACCGGGAGGCCGCGTTCGGGATGCGCCTGAACGTCCCCGCCGGTACCGCCGTCCGCTTCGAACCGGGCGACGAGCGCGACATCGACCTCGTCGCTATCGGCGGGAAACAGCGCGCCCACGGGATGAACGGCGTCGTGAACGGGAGCGTCGCCGGCGACCCCGGCGCGGCGCTGGCGCGCCTGCGGGAGGCGGGCTTCGCCGACACCGGCACCGACGAGCAGACGGGGGACGAGTCGTGA
- the ureC gene encoding urease subunit alpha, with translation MTRDVSREAYTELYGPTVGGQVRLGDTDLYAEVEADYRTRGDEAVFGGGKTLRDGLGMAPGVTNEEGALDWVITNATILDPVLGVVAADVGVRDGRIAGIGNAGNPDTMDGVDMVVGAGTDVYPAEGKLLTPGALDVHVHFNAAQLPEHALAAGITTMLGGGYGGGATTTTTGPRNVEMFLRAAEDWPVNVGFYGKGSSSRPESLYEQLEAGACGLKIHEDWGAMPGAIDTCLTVADEADVQVAMHTDTLNETGFVENTMDAVDGRTVHLFHIEGAGGGHAPDIMETVGDPNVLPSSTNPSMPYTTNTFDEHLDMVMVCHHLNPDVPEDVAFAESRIRAETIAAEDVLHDTGAISMMTTDAMAMGRMGELVSRTWQTAHKMKDQRGALSEEGAGDNERILRYLAKYTINPAIAAGIDDHVGTLEPGKLADFVLWEPASFGIKPFVTFKGGFPVYGEMGEANGSLMTCEPMMQRPRAGAVGSAKNALSLAFVSRAAKENGVGDEYDLTTETVAVSGARTVSKGDMVRNTTCPDDIEIDPETFEVRVDGEHVTCEPAEELPLTQRYML, from the coding sequence GTGACCCGCGACGTCTCCCGCGAGGCCTACACGGAGCTCTACGGCCCCACGGTCGGCGGGCAGGTGCGCCTCGGCGACACCGACCTCTACGCCGAGGTCGAGGCGGACTATCGGACGCGTGGCGACGAGGCGGTCTTCGGCGGCGGGAAGACGCTCCGGGACGGCCTCGGGATGGCGCCCGGCGTCACGAACGAGGAGGGCGCGCTCGACTGGGTGATCACGAACGCGACGATCCTCGACCCCGTCCTCGGTGTCGTGGCGGCGGACGTCGGCGTTCGGGACGGCCGCATCGCCGGCATCGGGAACGCCGGGAACCCGGACACGATGGACGGCGTGGACATGGTCGTCGGCGCCGGGACGGACGTCTATCCGGCGGAGGGGAAGCTCCTCACGCCGGGCGCGCTCGACGTCCACGTCCACTTCAACGCCGCCCAACTCCCCGAGCACGCGCTCGCGGCGGGCATCACGACGATGCTCGGCGGCGGCTACGGCGGCGGCGCGACCACGACGACGACGGGCCCGCGAAACGTCGAGATGTTCCTCCGCGCCGCCGAGGACTGGCCGGTGAACGTCGGCTTCTACGGGAAGGGGTCGAGTTCGCGCCCGGAGTCGCTCTACGAGCAACTCGAGGCAGGCGCGTGCGGCCTGAAGATCCACGAGGACTGGGGCGCGATGCCGGGCGCCATCGACACCTGCCTCACGGTCGCGGACGAGGCGGACGTGCAGGTGGCGATGCACACGGACACCCTGAACGAGACGGGGTTCGTGGAGAACACGATGGACGCCGTCGACGGGCGGACCGTCCACCTCTTCCACATCGAGGGCGCGGGCGGCGGGCACGCCCCGGACATCATGGAGACGGTCGGCGACCCGAACGTCCTCCCGTCCTCGACGAACCCGTCGATGCCGTACACGACGAACACGTTCGACGAGCACCTCGACATGGTGATGGTCTGTCACCACCTGAACCCGGACGTCCCCGAGGACGTCGCGTTCGCGGAGTCGCGCATCCGCGCGGAGACCATCGCCGCCGAGGACGTCCTGCACGACACGGGCGCGATCTCGATGATGACGACGGACGCGATGGCGATGGGCCGGATGGGCGAACTCGTCTCGCGGACGTGGCAGACCGCACACAAGATGAAGGACCAGCGTGGCGCGCTCTCCGAGGAGGGGGCGGGCGACAACGAGCGCATCCTCCGGTATCTCGCGAAGTACACGATCAACCCCGCGATCGCCGCCGGCATCGACGACCACGTCGGCACGCTCGAACCGGGGAAGCTCGCGGACTTCGTCCTCTGGGAGCCGGCGTCGTTCGGCATCAAGCCGTTCGTGACGTTCAAGGGCGGCTTCCCGGTCTACGGCGAGATGGGCGAGGCGAACGGCTCGCTGATGACCTGCGAGCCGATGATGCAGCGCCCGCGCGCGGGAGCGGTGGGGAGCGCGAAGAACGCCCTCTCGCTCGCGTTCGTCAGCCGCGCCGCGAAGGAGAACGGCGTCGGCGACGAGTACGACCTGACGACGGAGACGGTCGCCGTCTCCGGGGCGCGCACCGTCTCGAAGGGCGACATGGTCCGCAACACCACCTGCCCCGACGACATCGAGATCGACCCGGAGACCTTCGAGGTCCGCGTCGACGGCGAGCACGTCACCTGCGAACCGGCCGAGGAACTCCCGCTCACCCAACGGTATATGCTATGA
- a CDS encoding urease subunit gamma, translated as MNLTPKERERLTIYTAAQLARDRKERGVKLNHPESIAYISDWIFEGAREGKDVATLRAEATGLLGREDVMEGVPEMIDMVQVEPMFPDGTKLVTVHDPIRSDSARDIGSGAGEP; from the coding sequence ATGAACCTCACCCCGAAGGAACGCGAACGCCTCACGATTTACACGGCGGCACAGCTCGCGCGCGACCGCAAGGAGCGCGGCGTGAAGTTGAACCACCCCGAGAGCATCGCGTACATCTCCGACTGGATCTTCGAGGGCGCGCGCGAGGGGAAGGACGTCGCGACCCTGCGCGCGGAGGCGACCGGCCTCCTCGGGCGCGAGGACGTCATGGAGGGCGTCCCCGAGATGATCGACATGGTGCAGGTCGAGCCGATGTTCCCGGACGGGACGAAGCTCGTCACCGTCCACGACCCCATCCGCTCGGACAGCGCGCGTGACATCGGGAGCGGGGCGGGCGAGCCATGA
- the ureG gene encoding urease accessory protein UreG produces the protein MSAEERRTHRDVATVGIGGPVGSGKTSLISEVVPRLRDAGLDVGVIANDILTQADADALRERFAGVVPEDLVAGVETGACPHTGIREDPSMNLRQIDDFVAAHPELDLVIVESGGDNLAATFDPELADYSLYVISVAEGDDIPAKRGPGVVDCDLLVVNKTDLAPHVGADLEKIERDAAAVRDGPYVLTDCKAETGVEDVIEHVRSEVLFA, from the coding sequence ATGAGCGCCGAGGAGCGCCGCACCCACCGCGACGTCGCCACGGTGGGCATCGGCGGCCCCGTCGGGTCGGGGAAGACGTCGCTCATCAGCGAGGTCGTCCCCCGGCTGCGCGACGCGGGCCTCGACGTCGGCGTCATCGCGAACGACATCCTGACGCAGGCGGACGCCGACGCCCTCCGCGAGCGCTTCGCGGGCGTCGTCCCCGAGGACCTCGTCGCGGGCGTCGAGACGGGCGCGTGCCCGCACACGGGCATCCGCGAGGACCCGTCGATGAACCTCCGGCAGATAGACGACTTCGTCGCCGCGCACCCCGAGTTGGACCTCGTCATCGTCGAGAGCGGCGGCGACAACCTCGCGGCAACCTTCGACCCCGAGCTCGCGGATTACTCGCTCTACGTCATCTCCGTCGCGGAGGGCGACGACATCCCCGCGAAGCGCGGGCCCGGCGTCGTGGACTGCGACCTCCTCGTCGTGAACAAGACGGACCTCGCGCCGCACGTCGGCGCTGACTTGGAGAAGATCGAGCGCGACGCCGCCGCCGTCCGCGACGGCCCCTACGTCCTCACGGACTGCAAGGCCGAGACGGGCGTCGAGGACGTCATCGAGCACGTGCGCTCCGAGGTGCTCTTCGCGTAG